In a single window of the Clostridiales bacterium genome:
- the tilS gene encoding tRNA lysidine(34) synthetase TilS, producing the protein MNNVLQKTTAALERYADKKLAIGVSGGRDSVCLLHAVINCGLLEKKQITVVHVNHCLRKEADRDENFVRRLCAEYAVDFRAFRVNVKQTAAKNGSTIEQAARNLRYAVFYELVSSGVADIVLTAHHALDNAETVLMHLFRGAGIDGLRGMANDAVKPLNTINSTYAHTLKNIKTIRPFIEVYPNELDEYVKENKLEYVVDSTNFVDDADRNFIRLNVIPLIEQRYSGAVRAVNAFAKDCAAACSALDGMLDRSLIVRDRGAVIVKNAALGGPLAARYIRHALAYFTTVDITREQIERTAALYGSRTGAVIELTGGIRAAREYAGVALYILRAECEQSIPIEVGGNYIDGLAVDIESNAEDINVKGGAVDLDKLDGAVFRFRRDGDYFTPFGGVRKKLNRYFIDNKIEKRVRDRIPLICRGDEVLVVVGYQIADSVKLTENTVNKAVVKQRW; encoded by the coding sequence GTGAACAACGTACTGCAAAAAACAACGGCGGCGCTTGAACGCTACGCCGATAAAAAACTCGCGATAGGCGTATCGGGCGGGCGCGACTCGGTATGTCTTTTGCACGCTGTTATAAATTGCGGACTGTTAGAGAAGAAGCAGATTACTGTAGTTCATGTCAATCATTGTCTGAGAAAAGAAGCGGATAGAGACGAGAATTTCGTGCGCAGACTTTGCGCCGAATACGCCGTCGATTTCAGAGCGTTTCGCGTGAATGTAAAGCAAACCGCTGCGAAAAACGGCTCTACGATCGAGCAGGCGGCGCGAAACCTACGATACGCAGTCTTTTACGAGCTCGTGAGCTCGGGCGTAGCCGATATCGTTCTGACCGCACACCACGCGCTCGATAATGCGGAAACTGTGCTCATGCATTTGTTCCGTGGCGCGGGGATTGACGGCTTGCGCGGCATGGCAAACGACGCGGTAAAACCCTTGAATACCATTAATAGCACATATGCGCATACGTTAAAAAATATAAAAACGATCCGCCCGTTCATAGAAGTCTACCCGAACGAGCTCGACGAATACGTTAAGGAAAACAAGCTGGAATACGTAGTGGACTCGACCAATTTCGTGGACGACGCGGACAGAAATTTTATTCGGCTCAACGTTATTCCGCTTATCGAGCAGCGGTATTCGGGCGCGGTGCGCGCGGTAAACGCATTCGCCAAGGACTGCGCCGCGGCGTGCTCCGCGCTCGACGGTATGCTCGATCGCTCGCTTATAGTCCGCGACCGCGGGGCGGTTATAGTTAAGAACGCCGCGCTCGGCGGTCCGCTTGCCGCGCGGTATATTCGTCACGCGCTTGCGTATTTCACCACCGTCGATATCACGCGCGAGCAAATCGAACGGACTGCCGCGCTTTACGGTTCACGCACGGGTGCTGTCATAGAGCTTACGGGCGGCATACGCGCGGCGCGCGAGTACGCGGGCGTTGCGCTGTATATCCTCCGCGCGGAGTGCGAGCAGTCTATCCCGATCGAGGTAGGCGGCAATTATATCGACGGGCTCGCCGTGGATATCGAGTCGAACGCGGAAGATATTAACGTAAAGGGCGGCGCGGTCGATTTGGATAAACTCGACGGCGCGGTATTTCGGTTCAGGCGCGACGGCGATTACTTCACGCCGTTTGGCGGCGTAAGGAAAAAGCTCAATCGCTACTTTATAGATAACAAAATAGAAAAGCGCGTGCGCGACCGCATCCCGCTCATTTGCCGCGGCGACGAAGTGCTGGTTGTTGTGGGCTATCAAATAGCCGATAGCGTCAAGCTTACCGAAAACACAGTTAATAAAGCGGTCGTCAAGCAGAGGTGGTGA
- the rsmI gene encoding 16S rRNA (cytidine(1402)-2'-O)-methyltransferase — protein MLYFVATPIGNLDEITFRAIEVLKTVELIAAEDTRHTAILLNKYGITTRTVAYHKFNERASAGELIEMLKCGKNIAVVSDAGTPTVSDPGHILIDAAIENGVDFTVVSGACAGIDALVLSGLDTRAFTLLGFLPEKASDRARYVEPYKSLPSTLIFYSAVHDIKKDLKFLYETFGARRVAVCREMTKMFETVTRFTLGEEPEIVEKGEFVVVVEGAKAPDYSELSIEEHIMRYVDGGMDMKDAVKKVAADRHIAKSEVYKVSVEMRKS, from the coding sequence ATGTTATACTTTGTAGCAACCCCAATAGGAAATCTCGACGAAATAACCTTTCGCGCGATAGAGGTTTTAAAGACCGTCGAGTTGATAGCCGCAGAGGACACGCGGCACACCGCCATACTTTTGAACAAGTACGGCATTACTACGCGCACGGTGGCGTATCACAAGTTCAACGAACGCGCGTCGGCGGGCGAGCTGATAGAAATGCTCAAATGCGGCAAGAATATCGCGGTGGTGTCTGACGCGGGCACGCCGACGGTGTCGGACCCCGGGCATATCCTTATAGACGCGGCTATCGAGAACGGCGTTGATTTTACGGTGGTAAGCGGCGCGTGCGCAGGGATAGACGCGCTCGTTTTGTCGGGGCTGGATACTCGCGCTTTTACGCTCCTCGGGTTCTTGCCCGAAAAGGCGAGCGACCGCGCGCGGTACGTCGAGCCGTATAAGAGTTTGCCGAGCACGCTGATATTTTACAGTGCGGTACACGATATAAAGAAAGACCTAAAATTCTTGTATGAGACCTTTGGTGCGCGGCGTGTCGCCGTTTGCCGCGAGATGACCAAAATGTTCGAAACGGTTACCCGCTTTACGCTCGGCGAAGAACCCGAGATAGTGGAAAAGGGCGAGTTTGTGGTAGTTGTGGAAGGCGCGAAGGCACCTGACTATTCGGAACTTAGCATAGAAGAACACATCATGCGCTACGTTGACGGCGGCATGGATATGAAGGACGCCGTTAAAAAGGTCGCTGCCGACCGTCATATCGCAAAGAGTGAGGTTTATAAAGTGTCGGTGGAAATGCGTAAATCCTAA
- a CDS encoding leucine-rich repeat protein, producing MKNKLKLALVTLLSATALCGCFIGCNSSDRNDGPPAGGSTDTSIGNSENNNDNNNNVNGGSTTEVQKPIATEGIEYEKIKENDRVVGYKVIGIGTAKDTVIVIPDEYEEKPVTSIGAKAFEDCYKITKITLPDTITDIQEDAFIGCEKLQFTDYGNAKYLGTADNAYFAVIEAENTAITSVTIHAQTKVSAKYAFSGCKNLGNVSYSGSLADWCDIDFSGDFANPLTMNAYLNINSQRVYNLEIPNTVTSIKKYAFNRMIVKSIKIPTSVTDIGYAAFSSVTGLTSDVVIPTNVTYIDKFAFSFMEGEYDIKINADELVLEENAFAYCNGVGELTISGERVEIGAEAFEGCEATSLTVMGGYVDVGISAFKYADFTSVQFKNSGTDLQTGAFSSCSKLAYAEFECLFSIGGSAFSSCDKLSDIHYGGSKSDWENVDKRYSWLGYRQVLTIRCSDGTVTAK from the coding sequence ATGAAAAACAAGCTTAAACTTGCGCTCGTAACCTTGTTATCGGCGACCGCATTGTGCGGGTGCTTTATAGGTTGTAATTCATCCGATAGGAACGACGGACCGCCCGCGGGCGGCTCTACCGATACGAGCATAGGTAATAGCGAAAATAATAACGATAATAATAACAACGTTAACGGCGGATCGACGACCGAAGTACAAAAGCCGATTGCGACCGAAGGAATCGAGTACGAAAAAATAAAAGAGAACGACCGCGTCGTAGGTTATAAGGTTATCGGCATAGGTACGGCGAAGGATACCGTAATCGTCATTCCCGACGAGTATGAAGAAAAGCCCGTAACTTCAATCGGCGCAAAAGCGTTCGAAGACTGCTATAAAATAACGAAAATAACCTTGCCCGATACTATAACCGATATACAAGAAGACGCTTTTATCGGTTGTGAAAAATTGCAGTTTACCGATTACGGCAACGCAAAATACTTAGGCACTGCCGACAACGCGTATTTTGCCGTTATCGAAGCGGAAAACACGGCTATAACTTCGGTTACTATTCACGCTCAAACCAAAGTATCCGCCAAATACGCGTTTTCGGGTTGTAAGAATTTGGGTAACGTGAGTTACAGTGGTTCCCTAGCCGACTGGTGCGATATCGATTTCAGCGGCGATTTTGCCAACCCTTTGACTATGAATGCATATCTCAATATTAACAGTCAGCGCGTATACAATCTCGAGATTCCCAATACCGTAACGAGCATTAAAAAGTATGCGTTCAATAGAATGATTGTGAAATCTATAAAAATTCCGACATCGGTGACCGATATAGGTTATGCGGCGTTCTCCTCTGTTACGGGGCTTACCTCCGACGTGGTTATTCCGACTAACGTTACGTATATAGACAAATTTGCGTTTTCGTTTATGGAAGGCGAGTACGATATAAAAATCAACGCAGACGAGTTGGTTTTGGAAGAAAATGCTTTTGCGTACTGCAACGGCGTGGGTGAACTCACTATATCGGGAGAGCGCGTCGAAATAGGGGCAGAGGCGTTTGAAGGTTGTGAGGCGACCTCGCTTACCGTTATGGGCGGGTACGTGGATGTCGGAATTTCGGCGTTTAAGTATGCCGACTTTACCTCCGTACAGTTCAAAAACAGCGGTACCGATTTGCAGACCGGCGCGTTTAGCAGTTGCTCTAAATTGGCCTATGCCGAATTCGAGTGCTTGTTTTCCATAGGTGGCTCCGCATTTTCGAGTTGCGATAAGTTGTCGGATATTCATTACGGCGGGTCGAAGTCCGATTGGGAAAATGTCGATAAAAGATATAGTTGGTTGGGATACAGACAAGTCTTGACCATACGCTGTTCGGACGGTACCGTCACGGCTAAGTGA
- a CDS encoding methyltransferase, giving the protein MEYEVKLNDGERLEPLDDKHYIIQSENGYRFGSDAVDLAKFAARYATEKSRVVDMCSGSGIIGILLSIEKGCTVDGVELDDALYDMSVRSARFNGLNGVAFYNADVKRIEDILAPAAYDVVVCNPPFYKAESRPSKVAPNANSELTVALGDIVRAAKYVLKVGGSLCMVHTATRMDEVLSVYREYGLTPKELVINKNCKTFLLRAVRGGKDGLTVNILE; this is encoded by the coding sequence GTGGAGTACGAAGTCAAGCTTAACGACGGCGAAAGGCTCGAACCGCTCGACGATAAGCATTATATTATCCAGAGCGAAAACGGTTATCGGTTCGGTAGCGACGCGGTGGACTTAGCCAAGTTTGCTGCACGGTATGCGACCGAGAAAAGTCGAGTAGTCGATATGTGTTCAGGCAGCGGGATAATCGGCATACTTCTTTCGATCGAAAAAGGCTGCACGGTAGACGGTGTAGAATTGGACGACGCGCTTTACGATATGAGCGTACGCTCGGCAAGGTTTAACGGTCTTAACGGTGTTGCGTTTTATAACGCTGACGTTAAACGCATAGAGGATATTCTCGCGCCCGCTGCGTACGACGTAGTCGTTTGCAATCCGCCGTTCTATAAAGCGGAGTCGCGCCCGAGCAAGGTAGCGCCAAACGCCAATAGCGAGCTGACAGTCGCGCTCGGCGATATAGTCCGCGCCGCGAAATACGTTTTAAAGGTGGGCGGATCGCTGTGTATGGTACACACGGCCACGCGCATGGACGAGGTGCTGTCGGTCTACCGCGAGTACGGCTTAACGCCCAAGGAACTCGTAATAAACAAGAACTGCAAGACCTTTTTGCTGAGAGCAGTGCGTGGCGGCAAGGATGGTTTAACTGTTAATATCTTGGAGTAA